The following nucleotide sequence is from Flavobacterium sp. N1736.
TTTTTGATAGCTTTTTAATTTTAGTTTTCTTTTAAATTTACTATGAACAGACAAAGAACGACTGTTTTTGATAAAAAATTCTTTAATTTTGGCGTCTACTTCAATCAAATAAATTTAAAAATTTGATTTGTCAAATATAATCCAAAATTCGTGCCTTTATATGCAAAATTCAGAGGTTTTTATTCTTGCCATCGAAAGTTCATGCGATGATACTGCTGCTGCAGTTTTACATAACGATAAAGTACTCTCAAATGTTGTAGCCAACCAGCTAATTCACAATCAATATGGGGGCGTTGTTCCTGAACTGGCTTCGAGAGCACATCAGCAGAATATTGTTCCTGTTATTGATGCGGCGCTTCGTAAAGCAAATGTACAAAAAGATCAATTAACCGCCATAGCATTTACGCAAGGTCCCGGTTTAATGGGCTCATTATTGGTAGGAAGTTCGTTTAGCAAATCACTTTCATTAGCATTAAATATTCCGTTAATTGCTGTAAATCACATGCATGCGCATATTTTAGCGCATTTTATAGACGAAGAAGGATTTGATAAACCTGAGTTTCCTTTTTTAGCCTTAACGATTAGCGGCGGACATACGCAAATTGTAAAAGTTAATGGCTTTTTTGATATGGAAATTATTGGCGAAACCACTGACGACGCGGTTGGAGAAGCTTTTGACAAGAGTGCAAAAATTCTCGGACTTCCTTATCCCGGCGGACCTTTAATCGATAAATATGCCAAAGAAGGAAACCCGAAAGCTTTTGCCTTTACAAAACCAAAAGTGCCCGGATTAGACTTTAGTTTCTCCGGATTAAAAACAGCCATTTTATATTTTATTCAGAAGAAAAAGTTAGAAAACCCAAATTTTATCGAAGAAAACCTCAACGATATTTGCGCTTCTATACAATATACGATTATCGAAATTTTGATGGATAAATTAAAATTAGCGGTAAAAGAAACCGGCATTACACAAATTGCGATTGGCGGCGGAGTTTCGGCAAACTCAGGAATCAGAACCCGATTGAAAGAAAGCGAAGCCAAATATGGCTGGAAAACTTTTGTTCCAAAATTTGAATACACTACAGATAACGCAGCCATGATTGGAATTGTAGGGTATCAAAAATATTTATCAAATCGTTTTGAAACTTCTGCGGTCGTTTCAAAAGCACGAATTCAATTTTAATTATGCAATTATTTTACAATCCCGATATAGACGAAACTACTGAAACTTTTTCTTTTGACAAAGAAGAAAGCCGTCATATAATCAAAGTTTTACGAAAAAAAGATTCCGATATTCTCCACGTCACAAACGGATTTGGTTTATTGTTTGAAACCGCAATTACTTTGGCGTCTGACAATAAATGTATTGTTGAAGTGCTTTCGATAAAAAAAACACCGGAACCGAAATTTCGTTTACATCTTGCGGTTGCGCCAACCAAAATGAACGATCGTTTTGAATGGTTTCTGGAAAAAGCTACTGAAATTGGTGTTCAGGAAATTACGCCTGTTTTTTGCGACAGATCAGAAAGAAAAGTGGTGAATAAAGAACGTTTTGAAAAAATCATTCTTTCGGCGATGAAACAATCCAATGAAACCTATTTGCCAAAATTAAACGAGGCAATTTCATTTAAAGAATTCATAAAACAAAAAAATGATGGTTTGCAATTGATCGCCCATTGCGAAGAAACCGATAAAAAATCATTGAAAGATGTTTTAAAGCCAAACGAAAATGTAACGGTATTAATTGGTCCCGAAGGCGATTTTTCTGAAAAGGAAATTGCATTGGCTTTAGAAAATAATTTTCAGCCGGTAATGCTGGGAAACACACGTTTACGTACTGAAACTGCTGCAGTTGTGGCTTGTCATAGTGTTGTTTTCTTTAATGAAACATCGAATTAATTGTGTCATTTAGAGGACTGGATTGTGTCATTTCGACCAAAGGGAGAAATCACATAACGTAACCACGGTGCGTTGCTCTCTGAATGTGATTTCTCCCTTTGGTCGAAATGACACAGCAGAGCGTTTAGAGTAAAAAAACAAGATAATTTATAATTACATGAAAAAAATATTTTACTTATTATTACTTATTTCCACACATTCCTTTTCACAGGAAATTGCTTTATTAAAATACAGCGGTGGCGGCGATTGGTATGCAAATCCTACATCACTGCCCAATTTAATTCAGTTTTGTAATTCTAATATCAATACAAGGATAAAACCAAAACCATCAACGGTAGAACCCGGAAATCCTGACTTGCTTTCGTATCCTTTTGTACATATGACGGGACACGGAAATGTGGTCTTTAGCGATGCCGATGTTAGTAATTTGAGAAATTATTTAACATCCGGAGGTTTCCTGCATATTGACGATAATTACGGAATGGATCAATACATTCGAAAAGAAATCAAGAAAATATTCCCGAATAATAATTTAATTGAAATTCCTGCCAATCATCCTATTTTTCAAAAACCGTTTCCTTTTCCTAACGGATTACCAAAAATTCACGAACACGATGGTACTCGTGCTCAGGCTTTTGGCATTTTTGTCGACAATAAATTGGTTTTATTATACACGTACGAATGTGATTTGGGCGATGGCTGGGAAGATGCAGAAGTACACAACGATCCGCTTGCTGTTAGAGAAAAAGCGCTAAAAATGGGTGCCAATATCATCAACTATATTTTTACCAATTAAACCTTAAAAAGTGCAGCTTACTCACGAAGAAAATCAATTTGAACGAAAAACGTTTCCCATAACGCTGGTTTGTGATCATATTTATTTTCAACAAAATATTGGTTCTCTTTTTAGAATTGCAGAAGCTTTTGGTGTGGAAAATATTATTTTTTTAGGAAAAGATATTCCGCTCACACCCAGAAAAATCAATAAAACTTCAAGAAGCACACATCTTTATGTGCCGCATATTGTAATCGAACAAACAACAGAACTTGTTGATTACTTAACTTCAAACAACTTCGAAATTATTGCTTTGGAAATTGCCAGCAATAGTAAACCCTTAAAAGAAGTTGTAATTCCTGATAACCAAAAAATTGCACTTTTACTGGGAAGTGAAATTGACGGAATCTGCGATGAACTTTTAAAGATTTCGAACCAGATTGTACACATAAACATGTTCGGAAAAAACAGTTCGATGAATGTTGTTCAGGCTGCAAGTATCGCTTTGTACGAAATTACTTCTTAATAAATTGTCTTGAATTTTTGTAAGAACTAGATTATATAAGGGTTTGTAAAATTCTGACAAATAATTATTTGTAAATATTTTGCTACGTAAAACTTTTGTTATAAAATTGCGATATTGTTTAACTAATCAACAATATTATAACAAAAACCCCTATTATTATGAAAAAAGTTTTTTTATCCGCAGTTACAGCCTTATTGCTGTTTTCATGTCAAAATGATCAATCAGAATCAGCAGATTCAGGTGTAAGTGCAATTGCCCAAAGAGGATGTGCCACTCAGGAAGTTTTAGAAGCACAATTAAAAGCTGATCCTACATTAGCGATCAGAATGAATGAAATTGAAGCTTTTACAAACAAAGCTATGCTTACAGGTAAACTTGTAAATGGCAAAGTTCAAATTCCGGTTGTTGTAAATGTTTTATACAGAACTACTGCTGAAAACATTTCGAATGCACAAATTCAAACACAAATCGATGTATTAAACAAGGATTTTAATGCGTTAAACTCAGATTTTGGTAGTGTTCCTGCACTATTTTCTGGTGTAAAAGCAAATGTAGGTATTTCATTTGTTTTAGATCAGGTTATTAGAAAATCGACTACAAAAACATCTTGGGGAACAAATGATGCCATGAAAAAAACGGCTCAGGGAGGTCTTGCACCAACTACTCCAACAACAAAGCTTAACTTATGGGCTTGTACTATTGGTGGCGGAATTTTAGGTTATGCTCAATTTCCTGGTGGAGCTTCGGCTACTGACGGAGTTGTAATTGACTCTAAATATTTTGGTTTATCAGGTTCAGCAAACGCTCCTTACAACTTAGGAAGAACTGCTACTCACGAAGTTGGTCACTGGATGAATTTACGTCACATTTGGGGAGATGCAACTTGCGGAAGCGATTTAGTATCTGATACGCCAACTCACAACACTGCAAATTACGGTGTACCTGCGTATCCTCATTACAGTACTTGTTCTGGAACTCCTGTAGAAATGACAATGAACTACATGGATTATACAGATGATAATGCAATGTACATGTTCTCTAACGGACAAAAAAGCAGAATGGCTGCAATATTTGTAACCGGAGGTCCAAGAGCTGCATTTGGTATCTAAAAGATATTCAACATAATACACTTAAAAGCGAGATATACACTATCTCGCTTTTTTTGTTTTAGTACCAAAATTTCAAAGCTTTTTCCTATATTTATCATCTAAAACCCAATCATGATCACATCAAAAATAATATCTAACGGAATATTACGAGCTTTAACCACCATTTTAGTTGTTGCCCTGATTTTATATTTCTTATATGAAATACAAACCGTAATTGTCTATTTATGCATTTCTTTAATATTGTGTTTAATAGCAAATCCGTTAGTACAATTTTTAAAAAATAAATTAAAATTCGGAAATTCATTAGCCGCTACAACAACCATAATTGTTTTTATATTAACAATGGTTGGTTTTATATTTTTGTTCGTTCCGCTGATTATTTCGCAAGCCAATAATTTATCTTTACTCGACACCGATCATTTACAAACGCAATTTCTGGAAGCAGAACAAAGTATTGAAACTTATTTTAATATTCCGCACGTAGATTTAAACAAAGTATTGAAAGATTCTAAAATAACATCCATGTTCAATTTTAGTTATTTTACAGGTTTCATCAATTCGATTTTAGGTTTTGTCGCTGATATGGGAATGGGATTGGTTTCGGTATTTTTTATTACTTTTTTCTTTATTAAAGATCAGGACGCGTTTAAAGCTACTGCAAGAAAAATTTTGCCGGATACAAACGAAGACAAAATTTTAAATTCTATCGCAAAAATAAATCATTTCCTAACACGTTATTTTATTGGTTTATTGCTGCAATTAACAGTTGTATTTATTTTGTATTTGATTGTTTTAATGATTTTTGGAAATCAAAATGCTTTTGTAATTGCTTTTTTATGTGCCATTTTAAATATCATTCCGTATATAGGACCTATTATCGGAACTATTTTAGCAGGTCTTTTAACGATGATAAGCATGATTGGAAGCGATTTTCAATCGGAGATTTTACCCCGAACTATATATGTAATCATAGGTTTTTTAATTGTTCAGGCAATTGATAATAATATTAGTCAGCCCATAATTTCGTCAAAAAGTGTAAATTCGCACCCGTTAGAAATATTCCTGATTACTTTAATTAGCGGCATTACTTTTGGAATTGTGGGAATGATTATCGCCATTCCGGTTTTTACAATGGTAAAAGTAATTTTAAAAGAATTTTTTCCTGACAACAAAATTGTCTCCGTATTAACCGAAAGAATTTAGCATTGAACACTTCTATTTTACAACAAAATATTCAAGACTTCATAAATAAAAATAGCGGTGTTCCGATTACAAAATTAGCGCTTCAAAAAAATCCTTTTCCAGAAGTGGAATGGATTACGATTTTAAATCAAATCGAAGCCAAAACGAAAGCAAAAGACAAATTACCAACTTGGTTTTCGACCGAAAACATCATTTATCCAAGTAAAATTTCTGTAGAACAAACTTCTTCTGAAAAAACAGCGGCGTATAAAGCTTCTTTAATTTCAGGAAAAAGTTTAATTGATCTTACCGGAGGTTTTGGCGTTGATGATTATTATTTTTCTAAGAAATTTAAAACTGTTGCGCATTGCGAAATCAATGAAGATTTATCTGAAATTGTAAAACATAATTTCGAACAATTAAAAACAGAAAATTGTACTTTTTATGCCGATGATTCTGAAAATGTTTTAAAAGAATCAGATCAAAAATGGGATTGGATTTACATTGATCCTTCACGAAGAAATGATGCAAAAGGCAAAGTTTTTATGCTGAAAGACTGTTTGCCGAATGTTCCTGAATTATTAGATTTTTACTTCGAAAAAA
It contains:
- the tsaD gene encoding tRNA (adenosine(37)-N6)-threonylcarbamoyltransferase complex transferase subunit TsaD translates to MQNSEVFILAIESSCDDTAAAVLHNDKVLSNVVANQLIHNQYGGVVPELASRAHQQNIVPVIDAALRKANVQKDQLTAIAFTQGPGLMGSLLVGSSFSKSLSLALNIPLIAVNHMHAHILAHFIDEEGFDKPEFPFLALTISGGHTQIVKVNGFFDMEIIGETTDDAVGEAFDKSAKILGLPYPGGPLIDKYAKEGNPKAFAFTKPKVPGLDFSFSGLKTAILYFIQKKKLENPNFIEENLNDICASIQYTIIEILMDKLKLAVKETGITQIAIGGGVSANSGIRTRLKESEAKYGWKTFVPKFEYTTDNAAMIGIVGYQKYLSNRFETSAVVSKARIQF
- a CDS encoding 16S rRNA (uracil(1498)-N(3))-methyltransferase; this translates as MQLFYNPDIDETTETFSFDKEESRHIIKVLRKKDSDILHVTNGFGLLFETAITLASDNKCIVEVLSIKKTPEPKFRLHLAVAPTKMNDRFEWFLEKATEIGVQEITPVFCDRSERKVVNKERFEKIILSAMKQSNETYLPKLNEAISFKEFIKQKNDGLQLIAHCEETDKKSLKDVLKPNENVTVLIGPEGDFSEKEIALALENNFQPVMLGNTRLRTETAAVVACHSVVFFNETSN
- a CDS encoding DUF4159 domain-containing protein translates to MKKIFYLLLLISTHSFSQEIALLKYSGGGDWYANPTSLPNLIQFCNSNINTRIKPKPSTVEPGNPDLLSYPFVHMTGHGNVVFSDADVSNLRNYLTSGGFLHIDDNYGMDQYIRKEIKKIFPNNNLIEIPANHPIFQKPFPFPNGLPKIHEHDGTRAQAFGIFVDNKLVLLYTYECDLGDGWEDAEVHNDPLAVREKALKMGANIINYIFTN
- a CDS encoding TrmH family RNA methyltransferase yields the protein MQLTHEENQFERKTFPITLVCDHIYFQQNIGSLFRIAEAFGVENIIFLGKDIPLTPRKINKTSRSTHLYVPHIVIEQTTELVDYLTSNNFEIIALEIASNSKPLKEVVIPDNQKIALLLGSEIDGICDELLKISNQIVHINMFGKNSSMNVVQAASIALYEITS
- a CDS encoding zinc metalloprotease translates to MKKVFLSAVTALLLFSCQNDQSESADSGVSAIAQRGCATQEVLEAQLKADPTLAIRMNEIEAFTNKAMLTGKLVNGKVQIPVVVNVLYRTTAENISNAQIQTQIDVLNKDFNALNSDFGSVPALFSGVKANVGISFVLDQVIRKSTTKTSWGTNDAMKKTAQGGLAPTTPTTKLNLWACTIGGGILGYAQFPGGASATDGVVIDSKYFGLSGSANAPYNLGRTATHEVGHWMNLRHIWGDATCGSDLVSDTPTHNTANYGVPAYPHYSTCSGTPVEMTMNYMDYTDDNAMYMFSNGQKSRMAAIFVTGGPRAAFGI
- a CDS encoding AI-2E family transporter, which encodes MITSKIISNGILRALTTILVVALILYFLYEIQTVIVYLCISLILCLIANPLVQFLKNKLKFGNSLAATTTIIVFILTMVGFIFLFVPLIISQANNLSLLDTDHLQTQFLEAEQSIETYFNIPHVDLNKVLKDSKITSMFNFSYFTGFINSILGFVADMGMGLVSVFFITFFFIKDQDAFKATARKILPDTNEDKILNSIAKINHFLTRYFIGLLLQLTVVFILYLIVLMIFGNQNAFVIAFLCAILNIIPYIGPIIGTILAGLLTMISMIGSDFQSEILPRTIYVIIGFLIVQAIDNNISQPIISSKSVNSHPLEIFLITLISGITFGIVGMIIAIPVFTMVKVILKEFFPDNKIVSVLTERI